The Phoenix dactylifera cultivar Barhee BC4 chromosome 12, palm_55x_up_171113_PBpolish2nd_filt_p, whole genome shotgun sequence genome includes the window TCTCTTGATCTTTTGTGCGTGtgtctttctttacttctttctTGGTATTGATCTGATTCTGGATGGAATTATTTAACCCTATGTTGCTTAGAATCTGTTTCTTTAATCTAGTGATAAATGACAGTTCATCGATCTTCTCTGTTTTACGAATAAACTTTATTTATTGATTGTTAGAAGGCTCTAATCGGGACGTTATCcttattcttttctttatttgcgTGTTTTAATTCAATATTTTCCCTGTTGGGTCATTTCTTCTTGGGTATTTCCAATCAGGGCTCCAATATTGACGGTGTGATGTATAACAGGGTGGTCGATCCTTTCATTGATCTAGCAATGTTAAATTTTGCTATTCGACGATGCTGATTTACGTGACTATAGGTTGGGTCACGAGGGTTTCTTGATTTCTAATAATATCACTGACCTGACCGCGGATTTCTCTCTTGTGGTATTTCGCTTTTTATATGTACCATTTTTGCATGGATGTTGCTTCTATTTAGATGCTGCTTCTTTTCTGTTGGTTTTGAGATGGATGTTTTCACCAGACTAGTAAATCTTTGCCTTTTCTGTTAAGTATGATTTTGTTGAGATATGTGATCATTGTTACTCTGCCTGAGCCGGGATATCTATAGCAGCAAGGCATCAGCTGTGAATTTTGTGTCATTTTATGCCTAGTTTTTTGTTCGTAAATGTTTTATTGGGTGACTTGGACTTGATCTGATATTCATTTTGTTCCTGCAGCAAAGAACCTTGTTCTTGCTGGTGTGAAATCTGTGACCCTGCATGATGAAAGGAATGTAGAATTTTGGGATTTATCCAGCAATTTTTTCTTCTCTGAGGGTGATGTCGGTAAGAACCGAGCTCTTGCTTGTGTGCAGAAGCTACAAGAGCTCAACAATGCTGTTATACTTTCTACGCTAACAGAAACTTTGTCCAAAGAGCACATTTCTAATTTCCAGGTTTATTACTTACACAATAAATTGTAGTTCATGTCTTTTTAGCTGTGATCCCTGTCGTAACTTTACATTGGTGATGCTGTGACAAATATCTTTGAAACTACTACTATATGATGTGCGTGATCTTGATGACTGTTCATGTTCGCATACATGTGTTGCCATGTTGACTCTACGTGGAATATATATTCATTGCATAAGTAAATTTCAGTGGTGCCTAGGCATTCTTTGTAGAAATTATTATGGACATGACTGAAGCATATTTTTTTGAAGCCTGGGTTATCACAGAGATAGAAATGCTTTCAGGATGTAATTATGTGTCTGCTGTACCTCTTATATAGATACTTACTCATGATGTTTACTTGTTACTCTTAAAGAAATGAACCTGGATGTTTAGTATGTAGCTGGTAATTATTCATGATCTGTGGATCATGTGACAACCTTATTCAGGTTTCAACTATGGGTGTAAAAAATTAGGTCTTCAAAATAGCTGATTTTCATGGATTAGCAAAACATCAAAATATGGAACGACTCTTGATATGAAGGGGTAGAACTTAATGTGgatgtttttttaaataatcTGGTCGAATTTTCCCATCAAAAAAAATCTGGTCAATTTTTCCCATCAAAAAAAATCTGGTTGAATTGCCTATAATACTTGTCAAAGTTAAATATTGATATTGGTGATATGCCAATATTGAACTAGTGATCACAACCTTCTAGGGTGTCGTGATGCTTTTGATGTTTATGCATCCCCCAAACATTTGCTAAATAGATGCTGTATGATTTACAATTTTGTGAATATCTGGCAGTTGAACTACAAAGAGATCTCACTTAGCTATTTTTTTCGGTGTAGATCATTGACAAAAAGATACAGTTGAAATTTCACTCAGTTCATAAAATTTGTTTTCCTAATAATAAGCTAACATCTTTTGAGAAATGGTCATATCTTGAATATAAGATATGGCTCTATGGACTCATAGGAATCCACTATATGTCAATCTTTGATGCAACAATCAATTGTGGGTAGTAATTTAGGAATAACTGCATGATCTGGCCCTGAATTACAAAAATAGAAATGGCAAACTATATTGCATCTAGCttgatatgtatatatatacataagtgTGTACATACACGCACACACTATATCCCTCACATACACACCCAATTTCCCTTAATTATGCTTAATGGCGATGTTGTTGTAGTCCTCCCATTACTAAATTGTTATAACAATTTTGTCTCCCAAGAATTAATGTATTCTCTGGCCTCAAGAAAATAGAAACTACAAATTGACGCGACCATTCCctttttttgtgaaaaaataCTATCATTTGTGAATCTTGCATCAGTATTTATGTTACTTGTATAAGTCACCCTTGAACTTGTTTTGCAGGCTGTTGTTTTCACTGATATTAGTTTGGCAAAAGCATATGAGTTTGATGATTACTGTCGCAGTCAGCAGCCTCCAATTGCTTTCATTAAAACTGAAGTCCGAGGCCTTTTTGGGAGTGTATTTTGTGATTTTGGCCCAGAGTTCACAGTGGTTGATGTTGATGGTGAGGAACCACATACAGGTATTATTGCATCCATCAGCAATGACAATCCTGCACTTGTCTCATGTGTTGATGATGAGCGTCTTGAGTTCCAGGATGGGGATGTTGTTGTGTTTTCTGAGGTCCAGGGAATGGCAGAGCTAAATGATGGCAAGCCTAGAAAAATTAAGAATGCAAGGCcattttcatttactcttgaAGAAGACACAACCCAGTTTGGTGCATATACCAAGGGTGGTATAGTTACACAGGTAAAGCAACCTAAGGTCCTCCAATTCAAATCTTTAAGAGACGCTCTCAGGGATCCAGGGGATTTCCTTCTAAGTGACTTTGCCAAATTTGACCGTCCACCTTTATTACACTTGGCTTTTCAAGCTTTGGATAAGTTTAGGCAAGACTTGGGGCGATTTCCTGTTGCTGGATCTGGGGATGACGTTCAGAAGCTAATAGCTTCGGCTGTCAGTATTAATGAAAGCTTGGGTGATGGTAAGCTTGAACAGATCGATAAGAAGCTTCTGCACCATTTCTCAGATGGTTCCAGGGCCATTTTGAATCCTATGGCTGCAATTTTTGGTGGTATTGTTGGGCAAGAAGTTGTTAAAGCCTGCTCTGGGAAATTCCATCCTCTTTTCCAGGTGAAATTCCAGGCTTCCTATATCCATTTGTTGTGTAAGTTCAGTTGTGTTATGCAACTTTGAGTGATTTTTTAAATTCTAATGAATATGCTATGCAAATCTTGTCAGTTCTTTTACTTCGATTCAGTTGAATCTCTCCCTACGGAACATCTGGAGCCTGGTGACTTGAAGCCAGTGAACTGCCGCTATGATGCTCAAATCTCTGTGTTTGGATCAAAACTTCAAAAGAAACTGGAAGAGGCCAAAGTATTCATTGTAGGTTCTGGTGCTCTAGGTTGTGAATTCCTTAAGAATCTAGCATTAATGGGAGTTTGTTGCAGCCAGGAAGGGAAGCTAACTGTAACAGATGATGATGTCATTGAAAAGAGTAATCTCAGCCGTCAATTTCTCTTCCGTGATTGGAATATTGGGCAGGCGAAGTCTACTGTGGCTGCTTCTGCTGCCATGGCAATCAACCCAGCTCTCCATGTTGAGGCTCTTCAAAACAGAGCAAGCCCGGAGACAGAAAACGTGTTTGATGATGCATTTTGGGAGAACTTAGATGCTGTTATTAATGCATTGGACAACGTGACTGCACGAATGTACATTGACTCTAGGTGCTTATATTTTCAAAAGCCACTTCTGGAATCTGGAACTCTAGGTGCCAAGTGTAATACACAGATGGTCGTTCCCCACTTGACTGAGAATTATGGGGCCTCCAGAGATCCACCTGAGAAACAGGCTCCTATGTGCACGGTTCACTCTTTCCCTCATAACATCGATCATTGCCTGACATGGGCCCGATCTGAGTTTGAGGGTTTGCTTGAGAAAACACCCAATGAAGTAAGTACTTTCCTATCCAACCCAAGTGCATACTCTTCTGCAATGAAAACTGCAGGTGATGCCCAGGCTAGAGATCTACTTGAACGTGTTCTTGAATGCCTTGATAACGACAGATGTGAAACGTTCCAAGATTGTGTCAGATGGGCGCGACTAAGGTAAGACACTTATTCTTATGGAACATTATATTTTATAACACATGTGATGAGTTCCGTTGGACGCATTCATTTCCATCTGTATATGAAAAAAACGTGGTCAAACCTAGGATAATGTTTTCTTAACAACCTACAAGTCTTTATGAAAATTTTGGCTCTTATTCATTTTCTCTCTTAAAGGCTTGATAAACTGGTACAGATTTGAGCAGCTAGTTTCGtttatctgatttttttttcatcctTTTGAATTGATAATTTCTTTTTTACATTTTAAGCAAATTCCACTATTTTTCATATTCAAGGGTTTGCAACTTTTTGtttgattcttatttttttgttgCTTTTATGAACTCtagaattcttttttatttaattctCAGGTTTGAGGATTACTTCTCCAACCGGGTGAAGCAGTTAACATTTACTTTCCCTGAGGACTCGGTCACCAGCACAGGTGCACCATTCTGGTCAGCTCCTAAACGTTTTCCACGACCTTTGCAGTTCTCATCTAGTGACTCCAGCCACCTCCACTTCATCATGGCTGCTGCCATATTAAGAGCAGAGATGTTTGGAATTCCCATACCTGACTGGGCCAAGACCCCAAAGAGGTTGGCTATTGGTGTTGATATGGTTGCGGTACCTGATTTTCGGCCCAAGGAGGGAGTTAAAATTGAAACAGATGAGAAGGCCACTAGCCTGTCCAGTGCTTCCATTGATGATGCTGCTGTCATCAATGATCTCATTGCAAAGCTGGAAGAGTGTGCCAAGAAGCTGCCCCCTGGATTTCGGATGAATCCAATTCAGTTTGAGAAGGTTGCTTTCTATCACGAAGTTGCAtgtcattttttttctctcaaagcATGTCTTTATATTTTTACTTCTTGTGCCGTCAAAACTTGTAGAACTTCTTGTAACAATGTTTGCACATATAGTTTTAACTCCCAAGCTCTGGTTACTGTGCTTTGAGACTCGGCTTTAAATTTTTCTCATTTTAATGAACAGTTTAGCTTTTCTAGATTGCTTGTAGTCTTTATTTTCATGATTAatgtttttttgatgttttcttaTCGTTTAAATGATAAACAAGTTCATGCTACTTCACCCTGTCAAATTTTTAGCTGCAAGGTCTAGTTTTTCTTATTTGCTTGCAATTCCTCCTTCCTTTCGGAGTGTGAAAAATGGTTCATTTTAATCAATTGACTTGTAACTTGCACACGAGGGACTACTGGGTTTCTTTGGTGGTTTATACCTTGCATCGTGGTATGTTCTTTCAGTTACAATACTTGCTGACTTGTCCCCAATATTCATGAATTTTTAGCAATTCTTGTATGGATTCTTATTTGTATTGTGGGAATGGTTTTGGAATTCGACTcatgatttagtttcttaaaacTGATACATCATTCGTTTGTTTCACTTGGAATACCTCTTGATTGCAGACTAAAAGACTTTCTTATTTACTGAATTTTCCAGGATGATGATACAAATTACCATATGGACTTCATAGCTGGTCTTGCTAACATGCGCGCCCGGAATTATAGCATTCCTGAAGTTGATAAGCTGAAGGCCAAGTTCATTGCTGGGAGGATTATCCCAGCCATTGCCACTTCCACGGCCATGGCGACTGGTCTTGTCTGCCTTGAGCTTTACAAGGTTCTTGCTGGTGGGCACAAGCTGGAGGACTACCGAAATACCTTTGCTAACCTTGCGCTCCCTCTGTTCTCTATGGCCGAGCCAGTCCCACCCAAGACCATTAAACATCAGGACATGAGCTGGACAGTCTGGGATCGCTGGATGATCAAGGGTGATCTTACCCTCAGGGAGCTCCTGCAATGGCTCAAGGACAGGGGCCTAAATGCCTACAGCATCTCTTGTGGTACTTCTTTGCTTTACAATAGCATGTTTCCTAGGCACAAGGAACGGATGGACAAGAAGGTGGTTAATGTGGCAAAGGAGGTGGCCAAGGCGGAGGTGCCACCATATAGGAGCCATCTGGATGTTGTGGTGGCTTGTGAGGATGACGAGGACAATGACATTGACATTCCACTAATTTCCATTTACTTCCGGTAATTCAGTCTTTCAATCAAATGAAACCTGACATGGGAAAATCCTATTTTCCTTGTCTGTTTAGTGTTATTGTACTTTGATCATATTGAGAACAATGCAGAGTACTTGGATCTCTGATCCCATTTGCGTAGTTAATGTACTTTAAAGGGCCGGAGAGGCATGCTGGATGGCATTGCTTGCCTGTTTCATGTTGCTTGTCTTCTGGCTATCTGTTGATTTGGTTTAAAGTTACATATATCATGCAGTCTGGTTGGATGAATACATGCGGTCTTGTGTTCCAATGATTTGTGTTCATGCTTGCAAATTGCTTCTCATGATGGTGAGGCCATTTCCCTTATAATTGCTTCAGGTTGGTCTATTCAAGGCTTGTGCACTTcctgaattatatatatatt containing:
- the LOC103722785 gene encoding ubiquitin-activating enzyme E1 1-like, with amino-acid sequence MLPRKRVVGAEVEDQVADASLLKKKRADGLISSASTAAAAEESNHSGPANGMDMECDANGSNPTEIDEDLHSRQLAVYGRETMRRLFGSNVLISGLNGLGAEIAKNLVLAGVKSVTLHDERNVEFWDLSSNFFFSEGDVGKNRALACVQKLQELNNAVILSTLTETLSKEHISNFQAVVFTDISLAKAYEFDDYCRSQQPPIAFIKTEVRGLFGSVFCDFGPEFTVVDVDGEEPHTGIIASISNDNPALVSCVDDERLEFQDGDVVVFSEVQGMAELNDGKPRKIKNARPFSFTLEEDTTQFGAYTKGGIVTQVKQPKVLQFKSLRDALRDPGDFLLSDFAKFDRPPLLHLAFQALDKFRQDLGRFPVAGSGDDVQKLIASAVSINESLGDGKLEQIDKKLLHHFSDGSRAILNPMAAIFGGIVGQEVVKACSGKFHPLFQFFYFDSVESLPTEHLEPGDLKPVNCRYDAQISVFGSKLQKKLEEAKVFIVGSGALGCEFLKNLALMGVCCSQEGKLTVTDDDVIEKSNLSRQFLFRDWNIGQAKSTVAASAAMAINPALHVEALQNRASPETENVFDDAFWENLDAVINALDNVTARMYIDSRCLYFQKPLLESGTLGAKCNTQMVVPHLTENYGASRDPPEKQAPMCTVHSFPHNIDHCLTWARSEFEGLLEKTPNEVSTFLSNPSAYSSAMKTAGDAQARDLLERVLECLDNDRCETFQDCVRWARLRFEDYFSNRVKQLTFTFPEDSVTSTGAPFWSAPKRFPRPLQFSSSDSSHLHFIMAAAILRAEMFGIPIPDWAKTPKRLAIGVDMVAVPDFRPKEGVKIETDEKATSLSSASIDDAAVINDLIAKLEECAKKLPPGFRMNPIQFEKDDDTNYHMDFIAGLANMRARNYSIPEVDKLKAKFIAGRIIPAIATSTAMATGLVCLELYKVLAGGHKLEDYRNTFANLALPLFSMAEPVPPKTIKHQDMSWTVWDRWMIKGDLTLRELLQWLKDRGLNAYSISCGTSLLYNSMFPRHKERMDKKVVNVAKEVAKAEVPPYRSHLDVVVACEDDEDNDIDIPLISIYFR